One stretch of Leadbetterella byssophila DSM 17132 DNA includes these proteins:
- a CDS encoding SusC/RagA family TonB-linked outer membrane protein, translated as MKKIFTITIGLLVSLPSAGQYVIKGKVLSGSERTPLAGATVMLREGKKGTMTDLNGEFSLKTPSDDPAVLITTSVGFKPAETEVSKERSESGIEIILTEEPTRLEAVQVSTGYQRIPKERETGSFFLVDNNLLNRRTGMNILERIEDLVPGLSFIRGGAGRSDQTINIRGQSTIFANAQPLIVIDNFPYEGDLQSVNPNDVESITVLKDAAATSIWGARAGNGVIVITTKTGRFNQAMRISLTANTTFSGKPDLYYYPEMTSKDYISVERQLFAAGYFASSETSASNVPLSPVTELLISLRDGKVAEEYVQRQLAVFENQDVRHDLDRYFYRTGVLSQLSLSLNGGSEKHRYVISLGHDKDMGSAIGNALGRTSLTTTNTFKTGRLEAFNAVYLTARNNAPNAVGVSVAYPYQKLVSEDGRALAVTRDLRDSFKEQALQSGLLDWQYRPLEELDFADHRIKTYEYRVNSSLGYSVFPFLKLEARFQHNKILTEDRDIQSLGSYEVRNLINRYSYFSADNVLIRPIPAGGILDVTASSMTSNNGRFQVNLDKDWGSRHGLSAIAGAEIMDVVYKGNTSRYYGYSPEQATIQFVDYLTRFPFFYNNALSGVIPNRDGLTDKTDRYVSGFVNAAYTYAGKYVLSASGRYDASNLFGVNTNQKGTPLYSVGGAWHIDREAFFDKDILNYLRFKLTYGVSGNIDKSLSAYTTAVHAGQYSVTGLPYAAIVNPPNPDLRWERVKMINTAIELQSRNRRITARLEYFIKRGTDLIGSSPLPAYSGVTTFRGNTANTAGSGVEITLQTRQMDGPFKWYSDWLFSQNTDKVTRYLVPFTSLNSYLRFSPEVPTEGKPLYALYSFQWAGLDPQTGDPRGYLNGEPSNDYLAIINSTSPESLVYNGPARPTVFGSFRNTFMWKKFSLSANISYRLGYFFRMPSVQYGNNQGLTARHGDFGKRWQVPGDENYTHVPSIPSVANSNRDFFYAYSGILVEKGDHIRLQDVRLSYSPSTGKSKVFHDYSIFLYANHLGILWKATSSDWDPDYVTSFSNMARLTPPSRSISIGFNINLK; from the coding sequence ATGAAGAAGATATTTACCATTACCATAGGGCTTTTAGTGAGCTTGCCCTCAGCGGGCCAATATGTGATCAAAGGGAAAGTACTGTCAGGCTCGGAAAGAACGCCGCTTGCCGGAGCCACCGTTATGCTCAGGGAGGGGAAAAAAGGCACCATGACAGACCTTAACGGGGAGTTCAGCCTAAAAACTCCTTCTGATGACCCTGCTGTGCTGATCACTACATCAGTAGGCTTTAAACCCGCAGAAACAGAGGTAAGTAAAGAGCGGAGCGAATCTGGTATTGAAATTATACTGACAGAAGAACCTACCCGGCTTGAGGCGGTTCAGGTTTCTACCGGTTATCAGAGAATTCCGAAAGAAAGAGAAACGGGATCATTCTTCCTGGTAGATAATAATCTGCTCAACAGAAGAACCGGTATGAACATCCTGGAAAGAATAGAAGACCTGGTGCCCGGCCTGAGTTTTATCAGGGGCGGAGCAGGCAGGTCTGACCAGACCATTAACATACGGGGGCAGAGTACCATTTTTGCCAATGCACAGCCCCTGATAGTGATTGATAATTTTCCGTATGAAGGAGACCTCCAGTCTGTAAACCCTAATGACGTGGAGAGTATCACCGTTTTAAAAGATGCCGCTGCTACTTCTATATGGGGGGCAAGAGCCGGAAACGGGGTGATTGTGATTACTACCAAAACCGGGCGGTTTAACCAGGCTATGCGCATTTCTTTAACGGCAAACACCACCTTCTCCGGAAAGCCTGACCTTTATTATTACCCCGAAATGACATCAAAAGATTATATTTCTGTAGAAAGGCAGCTATTTGCTGCCGGTTATTTTGCCAGTAGTGAAACCTCGGCGTCAAACGTGCCGCTGTCACCGGTAACCGAGCTGTTAATTAGCCTGCGGGACGGGAAAGTAGCTGAAGAGTATGTTCAGCGCCAGCTGGCAGTCTTTGAAAACCAGGATGTACGCCATGACCTTGACCGGTATTTTTACAGGACGGGAGTACTCAGCCAGCTCTCTCTCAGTTTGAATGGCGGGAGTGAAAAGCACCGGTATGTTATTTCGCTCGGGCATGATAAAGACATGGGTTCTGCGATAGGCAATGCGCTGGGCCGCACCTCTCTTACTACTACCAATACGTTTAAAACAGGCCGGTTAGAAGCCTTTAATGCTGTTTATCTTACTGCAAGAAACAATGCCCCCAATGCCGTAGGAGTGAGCGTGGCTTACCCCTATCAAAAATTAGTGTCTGAGGATGGCAGGGCACTGGCTGTAACGAGGGATCTGCGTGACAGCTTTAAGGAACAGGCTCTGCAAAGCGGGCTGCTGGACTGGCAATACCGCCCCCTGGAGGAGTTGGATTTTGCAGATCACCGGATCAAAACCTATGAATACCGGGTTAATAGCAGCCTGGGCTATTCGGTGTTCCCATTCCTTAAGCTGGAAGCGCGTTTTCAGCATAATAAGATCCTGACGGAAGACAGAGATATCCAGTCATTGGGTAGCTATGAAGTTCGTAACCTCATTAACCGGTACAGCTATTTTTCAGCAGATAATGTACTTATACGCCCTATACCTGCTGGGGGTATTTTAGATGTAACAGCCTCTTCTATGACATCTAATAACGGGCGGTTTCAGGTTAACCTGGATAAAGACTGGGGCAGCAGGCACGGCCTTTCGGCTATTGCCGGGGCTGAAATCATGGATGTGGTATATAAGGGGAATACTTCACGATACTACGGGTACAGCCCGGAGCAGGCTACCATTCAGTTTGTGGATTACCTTACCCGTTTCCCGTTTTTTTACAATAACGCCCTCTCCGGGGTGATTCCCAACAGAGACGGCCTCACCGATAAAACGGATCGGTATGTTTCGGGCTTTGTTAATGCGGCCTATACGTATGCCGGAAAATATGTTCTTTCGGCAAGTGGCCGGTATGATGCAAGTAACCTTTTTGGCGTAAATACCAATCAGAAAGGAACTCCGCTTTATTCTGTAGGAGGAGCCTGGCATATCGATAGGGAAGCGTTTTTTGATAAGGACATACTTAATTACCTGCGTTTTAAGCTTACTTACGGGGTAAGTGGTAATATTGACAAAAGCCTTTCCGCCTATACTACAGCGGTGCATGCCGGACAATATTCAGTTACAGGTCTGCCTTATGCGGCTATTGTAAACCCGCCTAACCCTGATCTGCGATGGGAGCGGGTGAAAATGATCAACACGGCTATAGAGTTGCAGAGCCGTAACCGGCGTATTACGGCCCGCCTCGAATACTTTATTAAGAGGGGCACTGACCTGATCGGCTCTTCGCCGCTACCTGCTTACAGCGGTGTTACAACATTCAGGGGCAATACGGCTAATACAGCCGGGAGTGGGGTGGAAATAACACTACAAACCCGGCAGATGGACGGCCCCTTCAAGTGGTATAGTGATTGGCTGTTTTCCCAGAATACAGATAAAGTTACCCGTTACCTTGTACCATTTACCTCCTTAAATTCTTACCTGAGATTTTCCCCTGAAGTACCTACTGAAGGGAAACCGCTTTATGCTCTGTATAGTTTTCAGTGGGCAGGCCTTGATCCTCAAACCGGTGACCCGCGGGGGTATCTTAATGGCGAGCCAAGTAATGATTATTTGGCCATCATCAATAGCACGTCTCCGGAGAGTCTGGTGTATAACGGTCCTGCCCGGCCCACTGTTTTTGGCTCGTTTCGGAATACCTTCATGTGGAAAAAATTTTCCCTGTCAGCCAATATAAGCTACCGCCTGGGTTATTTTTTCCGGATGCCGTCAGTACAGTATGGAAATAATCAGGGCTTAACGGCCCGGCATGGAGACTTTGGAAAAAGGTGGCAGGTACCTGGAGATGAAAACTATACGCATGTGCCATCGATACCATCTGTGGCTAATTCTAACAGAGATTTTTTCTATGCTTACTCCGGGATTTTAGTAGAAAAAGGAGACCATATCCGCCTTCAGGATGTGCGACTTTCTTATTCTCCTTCAACGGGTAAATCTAAAGTATTTCACGATTACAGTATTTTTTTATATGCCAATCACCTGGGAATTCTCTGGAAGGCAACTTCTTCTGACTGGGATCCTGATTATGTGACTTCCTTTTCAAATATGGCCCGGCTTACCCCGCCTTCGCGCAGTATAAGTATTGGGTTTAATATCAACTTAAAATGA
- a CDS encoding RagB/SusD family nutrient uptake outer membrane protein, giving the protein MKNSILIAMLWGGLTSCFNEYIDKKPDQKLVVPTSLADFQALLDNVNSSEMNADPALGFIAADDFYITDAGFSSLIDIEKNAYTWADEVYGANAYVDDWIRPYRQIFCTNVVLEGVEKIKPGESETEMRKAVKGSALFFRATAYYNLAQLFRPAYSVGSAADTPGLPLKLESDVNLAPVVSDLQMTYDQIIKDLTEAAGILPESSHIKSRPDRKAANAMLARVYLTMGMYELAEQYAGKVLQQYSVLIDYNTLQTSSTRPFPPSLPGGNPEVLFHSVIASGYPYLRSTLVSVDSSLYNAYADNDLRRVLFFRSRANGIYTFKGSYSPALPGNTSSLFSGLSTDEVFLIRAECRARRGDVPAALEDLNTLLVTRWVTGTYSPYEAGTAKEALDIILLERRKQLVGRGFRWSDLRRLNQSEEYAKEISRTVNGHKIVLAPGDRKYTFPIPVSELTNGVEQNPR; this is encoded by the coding sequence ATGAAAAATAGTATTCTGATAGCCATGCTTTGGGGCGGACTAACTTCCTGTTTTAACGAGTATATAGATAAGAAACCTGATCAGAAGCTGGTGGTGCCTACCTCATTAGCCGACTTCCAGGCGCTGCTGGATAATGTAAACAGCAGTGAAATGAACGCAGACCCGGCGCTGGGGTTTATAGCGGCAGATGATTTTTATATCACTGACGCCGGGTTCAGTTCTCTCATTGATATTGAAAAGAATGCCTACACATGGGCCGATGAGGTTTATGGAGCAAACGCCTATGTGGATGATTGGATCAGGCCTTACCGCCAGATTTTTTGCACAAATGTGGTTTTAGAAGGTGTAGAAAAGATTAAGCCGGGGGAAAGTGAAACAGAGATGCGGAAAGCGGTGAAAGGAAGTGCACTTTTTTTCAGGGCTACGGCGTATTATAACCTGGCGCAGCTGTTCAGGCCGGCGTATTCAGTGGGGAGTGCTGCTGATACACCGGGCCTGCCTCTGAAACTGGAAAGCGATGTAAATCTGGCTCCTGTAGTTTCTGATCTGCAGATGACCTATGATCAGATCATTAAAGATCTTACAGAAGCGGCGGGTATTTTACCGGAGAGCAGCCATATTAAAAGCAGGCCGGACCGCAAAGCCGCAAATGCCATGCTGGCACGTGTATATCTGACCATGGGTATGTATGAACTGGCAGAACAATACGCCGGTAAGGTTCTTCAGCAGTATAGCGTGTTAATAGATTACAATACCCTGCAAACTTCCTCTACCAGGCCCTTCCCGCCTTCACTTCCCGGTGGGAACCCTGAAGTGCTCTTTCATTCTGTGATAGCCAGCGGGTATCCTTACCTCAGAAGTACCCTGGTTTCTGTTGACTCTTCGCTCTATAATGCGTATGCAGATAATGACCTCAGGAGGGTTCTTTTTTTCAGATCCCGGGCAAACGGTATTTATACGTTCAAAGGCTCATATAGCCCCGCGCTTCCCGGTAATACTTCTTCCCTGTTCAGTGGATTATCTACGGATGAAGTTTTTCTGATCAGGGCAGAGTGCCGGGCCAGAAGAGGTGATGTGCCTGCGGCACTGGAAGATTTGAATACGTTGCTGGTGACCAGGTGGGTAACGGGAACCTACAGCCCGTATGAAGCGGGTACTGCAAAAGAAGCTCTAGATATCATACTTCTTGAAAGAAGGAAGCAGCTGGTAGGGAGAGGTTTCCGGTGGTCTGATCTGAGGCGGCTGAACCAGTCGGAAGAGTATGCGAAAGAAATTTCCAGGACGGTAAACGGGCATAAGATTGTATTAGCACCGGGAGATAGAAAATATACGTTTCCTATTCCGGTCAGTGAACTCACTAACGGGGTGGAACAAAACCCCCGTTAA
- a CDS encoding DUF6520 family protein, with translation MKKVIKFLPAMAIILGSGLALATTHKHVAGSWGRVPTSVDPSGWVNIHSLPLGYSGYDCIPSEETCLYNSQNENDPSTDKGTFVLIPEED, from the coding sequence ATGAAAAAGGTAATTAAATTTTTGCCTGCAATGGCAATTATTCTCGGAAGTGGCCTTGCGCTGGCTACTACCCATAAGCATGTAGCGGGTTCATGGGGCCGGGTTCCCACCAGTGTTGACCCTTCCGGCTGGGTGAATATTCACAGCTTACCTCTCGGCTACAGTGGCTATGACTGTATCCCCTCGGAAGAAACCTGCCTTTACAACTCGCAGAATGAAAATGACCCGAGTACAGATAAAGGCACATTTGTTTTAATTCCTGAAGAGGATTAA
- a CDS encoding MauE/DoxX family redox-associated membrane protein has product MKRNEIVSLIAVALIILFSYTAISKLIDMGEFERQLAGQELPSWSKAPLVWLIPAAELLLCVLLIISATRLPGLYGSALLMALFTGYTGLVVVGYFERTPCSCGGVLRSMGFEAHLVFNLFFLTLSILGIYIFHSQKKFAVTQKT; this is encoded by the coding sequence ATGAAACGAAACGAAATAGTATCTTTAATAGCGGTGGCATTGATTATTCTCTTCAGCTATACCGCAATTTCCAAACTCATAGATATGGGCGAGTTTGAGCGGCAATTGGCAGGCCAAGAATTACCGTCTTGGTCAAAAGCACCGCTGGTTTGGCTGATTCCGGCTGCTGAACTTCTCCTTTGCGTCTTGTTGATCATTTCGGCTACCCGTTTGCCCGGATTATACGGTTCAGCACTACTAATGGCTCTTTTCACCGGCTATACAGGCCTGGTGGTGGTGGGCTACTTTGAACGCACACCCTGTAGTTGCGGGGGTGTACTACGTTCCATGGGCTTTGAGGCGCATCTTGTCTTTAACCTTTTCTTTCTGACCCTTTCAATTTTGGGGATATATATTTTTCACTCTCAAAAAAAATTTGCCGTGACACAGAAAACGTAA
- a CDS encoding transposase: MKRERRKFSADFKAKVALEAIKERSTVLQISSKFKISPAQVTKWKHEFLE; encoded by the coding sequence ATGAAAAGAGAACGACGTAAATTTTCGGCTGATTTCAAAGCCAAGGTAGCCTTAGAGGCCATCAAAGAACGGAGTACAGTACTTCAGATTTCCAGTAAATTTAAAATCTCGCCGGCACAGGTGACAAAATGGAAGCACGAATTCTTAGAGTGA
- a CDS encoding IS3 family transposase yields the protein MNKIDNKFTECPFYGVERMTDYINFRYGLGVNVKRIRRLYKLMALDTLMPKPGLSERCIHFPLFTQ from the coding sequence ATGAACAAAATTGATAATAAGTTTACGGAATGCCCTTTTTACGGGGTAGAACGCATGACCGATTATATCAATTTTAGGTATGGACTAGGAGTAAATGTAAAACGTATCCGCCGGCTGTATAAATTGATGGCTCTGGATACATTGATGCCTAAACCCGGATTAAGCGAAAGATGCATTCATTTTCCCCTATTTACACAATAA
- a CDS encoding transposase — translation MDRPNQVWQADITYVAMQRGFMRAAFRYKFAIIDVHSRKILGWGTSNTMSVSWMIEVLESSIRKYGKPEIFNSDQGSQFTSLKFVSLLKTHKIKQSMDGKGRALDNVFIERYWRSYKYEYLFLNPPKDAWELFSETEKYVKFYNKERRHEALDRLTPNEVYFNYRKLPNVS, via the coding sequence ATAGACAGACCCAACCAGGTGTGGCAAGCTGATATAACATACGTAGCTATGCAAAGGGGCTTCATGCGGGCGGCGTTCCGCTATAAATTTGCAATCATTGATGTTCATTCTCGTAAGATTCTGGGCTGGGGAACTTCCAATACTATGAGCGTGTCCTGGATGATTGAGGTACTTGAATCGAGTATACGAAAATACGGGAAACCTGAAATTTTCAACTCGGATCAAGGTAGCCAGTTTACCAGTTTGAAGTTCGTTAGTTTGCTCAAAACTCACAAAATAAAACAGTCTATGGACGGAAAAGGGAGGGCTCTGGACAACGTTTTCATCGAGCGATATTGGAGGAGTTACAAGTACGAATATCTCTTCCTGAATCCTCCAAAAGATGCATGGGAATTATTCTCTGAAACGGAAAAATATGTGAAATTTTATAACAAAGAAAGAAGGCATGAGGCTCTAGACAGGCTCACTCCTAACGAAGTATATTTTAACTATAGAAAACTACCAAATGTTTCTTAA
- a CDS encoding M14 family zinc carboxypeptidase, with amino-acid sequence MKKFLLLLFISHFTFAQKTAFELDSNTTCTYPELIAFYQTLANNYSSCKLYTEGPTDSGKNLHLLVISEDGTFTPQAAHQKGKTVILVNNGIHPGEPEGMDAAAMLARDILKKKSLPIDIVLCIIPVYNIGGMLNRGVSRVNQNGPKEYGFRGNALNYDLNRDFLKTDSKNSHSFQSIFQKWKPDLFMDTHTSNGADYQHIMTLIDTQNDKLQPALQSFGKAYTESLYKRMKESGYDMVPYVNGFKGAPEDGIVSFLETPRYSTGYAALHHVVGYMPETHMWKPYPQRVRSTYALLQHFINPSPEQIKQAKAARKAAIEEVKQQKFFPLTWKVDTTRYEKIEFLGFVSGQKKSEVTGLNRLYYDREKPFTKTIPYYNSFVADITVEKPKAYLIPQGYTKAIELLNLNGVKMKPLDKDQKLLVEVYYIDQFRTSPTPYEGHYIHSDVKLKVTTQEIAFSKGDWIIETGQEADRYLVEALEPQSSDSFFNWNFFDAVLGQKEHYSAYIFEEEAYKLLQDNPDWKKEFEELRAKDEKFRNSSRAQLDWIYKKSPYYERTHMRYPVFRLR; translated from the coding sequence ATGAAAAAATTTCTCTTACTCCTTTTTATCAGCCATTTTACTTTCGCACAAAAGACAGCCTTCGAGCTCGATTCAAACACTACCTGTACCTATCCGGAACTCATAGCCTTCTACCAAACCCTAGCGAATAATTATAGTTCCTGTAAGTTATACACCGAAGGACCAACCGACAGCGGAAAAAACCTCCACCTCCTGGTCATCTCCGAAGACGGAACCTTCACCCCTCAAGCCGCTCACCAAAAAGGAAAGACCGTGATCCTGGTCAATAACGGCATACACCCCGGAGAACCCGAAGGTATGGACGCAGCAGCCATGCTCGCCAGAGACATCCTAAAAAAGAAATCCCTACCCATAGACATAGTTCTCTGCATCATCCCCGTTTATAACATCGGAGGTATGCTCAACCGTGGAGTATCTCGCGTCAATCAAAACGGTCCCAAAGAATACGGATTCCGTGGAAATGCACTCAACTACGACCTCAACAGAGATTTCCTCAAAACAGATAGCAAAAACTCCCACTCCTTCCAATCCATCTTCCAGAAATGGAAACCCGACCTGTTCATGGATACACACACCAGCAACGGTGCCGACTACCAACATATCATGACCCTCATTGATACCCAAAACGATAAACTCCAACCCGCCCTCCAGTCCTTCGGAAAAGCTTACACCGAAAGCCTCTACAAAAGAATGAAGGAGTCAGGATATGATATGGTACCCTACGTAAACGGTTTCAAAGGAGCTCCCGAAGACGGAATTGTGAGCTTCCTGGAAACCCCTCGTTACTCCACAGGTTATGCCGCCTTGCACCACGTGGTAGGATATATGCCCGAAACTCACATGTGGAAACCCTATCCACAACGGGTACGCTCCACCTATGCCCTATTGCAGCACTTCATCAACCCAAGCCCCGAGCAAATCAAACAAGCCAAGGCCGCCCGCAAAGCCGCCATTGAAGAAGTGAAACAACAAAAGTTCTTCCCCCTAACCTGGAAAGTAGATACCACACGTTACGAGAAAATCGAGTTCCTAGGCTTTGTCTCCGGACAAAAGAAAAGTGAAGTAACCGGTCTTAACCGACTCTATTACGATAGAGAAAAACCATTCACCAAAACCATACCTTATTACAACAGTTTCGTAGCGGACATCACAGTAGAAAAACCTAAAGCCTACCTCATCCCTCAAGGATACACCAAAGCCATTGAGCTCCTCAATTTAAACGGAGTCAAAATGAAACCGCTCGACAAAGACCAAAAGTTGCTGGTAGAAGTCTACTACATTGATCAATTCAGAACCTCCCCCACTCCATACGAAGGCCACTACATCCATTCTGATGTTAAATTAAAGGTTACTACTCAGGAAATAGCCTTCAGCAAAGGTGACTGGATCATTGAAACCGGACAGGAGGCCGACAGGTACCTCGTAGAAGCTTTGGAACCTCAATCCTCCGATTCCTTTTTCAATTGGAATTTCTTTGATGCCGTTTTAGGACAAAAGGAACATTATTCCGCCTACATCTTCGAAGAAGAAGCGTACAAGCTCCTACAGGATAACCCTGACTGGAAGAAGGAATTTGAAGAGCTTAGAGCAAAGGACGAGAAGTTCAGAAACTCATCCAGGGCGCAGTTGGACTGGATCTATAAAAAATCCCCCTACTACGAACGTACGCATATGAGGTATCCCGTTTTTCGCCTCCGTTAA
- a CDS encoding outer membrane beta-barrel protein produces the protein MNEEWLREVRDALQDHQAPPPEGLWEEIDAKLFPKKKRRVFPLIFRWAATAVLVAGIINTFFPERPSPLRSEAKHELMPRPEAITSEDEILMRPVAQEKIRLEKLEYRKVNTPVKLDLPAVAMREVIPFMKDSVLKDESISNERKSRIKLSLFSSQSGSDYSQTIGGFARVSPLSAMKPEMDQVIEGNREQEVNTDIHHDMPLTLGMQVMVPLAKRWQLTSGISYTRMGTYYHSGSAGNAVSVRQEVHYVGLPLEVQYRFFPEQKVQLYASTGLILEKAVLGRERIRYVVENQLLSEHTERISERPLRFSATAALGVEAKIWPGVDLYLEPQLRYQIKSTSCISTVYDARPVQAGLRVGLRYTFR, from the coding sequence ATGAATGAAGAATGGCTCCGAGAGGTTCGTGATGCCTTGCAGGATCACCAAGCTCCTCCACCTGAGGGATTATGGGAGGAGATTGACGCCAAGCTGTTTCCCAAGAAGAAGCGTAGAGTTTTTCCCTTGATCTTTAGATGGGCAGCCACCGCTGTTCTGGTAGCAGGCATTATCAATACCTTTTTTCCAGAGAGGCCTTCTCCTCTAAGAAGTGAAGCTAAGCATGAGCTAATGCCTAGACCAGAAGCAATCACCTCAGAAGATGAGATACTAATGAGGCCTGTAGCGCAGGAGAAGATCCGGCTGGAAAAATTAGAATACAGGAAAGTAAATACCCCTGTAAAGTTAGATTTACCCGCAGTAGCGATGAGGGAGGTTATTCCCTTCATGAAGGACTCTGTTTTGAAGGATGAAAGTATTTCCAATGAGCGAAAGTCGAGGATAAAGCTGTCCTTGTTTTCCTCTCAGTCGGGTTCTGATTATTCGCAGACCATAGGGGGCTTTGCGCGGGTGAGTCCTCTCTCCGCTATGAAGCCTGAGATGGATCAGGTGATAGAGGGAAACCGGGAGCAAGAAGTGAATACAGACATACATCACGACATGCCTCTGACCTTAGGTATGCAAGTAATGGTTCCTTTGGCAAAAAGGTGGCAACTTACTTCTGGAATCTCCTACACCCGTATGGGAACCTATTACCACTCCGGAAGCGCTGGGAATGCGGTGAGTGTTCGACAGGAGGTTCATTATGTAGGTTTGCCCTTAGAGGTACAATATCGCTTCTTTCCAGAGCAAAAGGTGCAGCTTTATGCCAGTACCGGACTGATCCTAGAGAAGGCGGTATTGGGGCGAGAGAGGATCAGATATGTTGTGGAAAATCAGTTGCTTAGTGAGCATACAGAGCGGATCTCTGAGCGTCCATTGCGGTTTTCCGCCACTGCTGCGTTAGGGGTGGAGGCAAAGATATGGCCCGGGGTAGATCTTTACCTCGAGCCACAACTTCGATATCAAATTAAGAGTACCTCCTGTATAAGCACGGTTTATGATGCTAGACCGGTGCAAGCAGGTTTACGTGTAGGTTTGCGGTACACTTTTCGTTAA
- a CDS encoding RNA polymerase sigma factor: MRERVHAEEGLVNRLVLKDHKAWKELYDSYSAYLTSVCRRYVRCQDTVRDVLQEAFVQMFKSISAFEYRGSGSLKAWIHRITVNECLRHLRARRGLYFPELPEELAEEEPEVSAVPEEVLLEMISSLPEGYRVVFNLYVLEGRSHGEIAALLHISEGTSASQFHRAKKILAQKIIRYQNTFTHE, translated from the coding sequence ATGAGGGAAAGAGTTCATGCGGAAGAAGGACTGGTCAATAGACTGGTTTTGAAGGATCATAAGGCTTGGAAAGAGCTTTATGATTCCTATTCTGCATACCTGACATCTGTATGTAGGAGATATGTTCGCTGCCAGGATACGGTTAGAGATGTGTTGCAGGAAGCCTTCGTGCAGATGTTTAAATCCATTTCCGCCTTTGAGTATAGGGGTTCGGGTTCACTGAAAGCCTGGATACATAGAATTACCGTTAACGAATGCTTGAGGCATCTGAGGGCACGCCGGGGGCTGTATTTTCCTGAGTTGCCGGAGGAGTTAGCGGAGGAGGAGCCAGAGGTGAGTGCGGTGCCTGAAGAAGTGCTCTTGGAAATGATCTCATCCCTGCCTGAGGGGTACCGAGTGGTATTTAATCTGTATGTGTTAGAAGGGAGGTCTCACGGGGAAATTGCTGCACTTTTGCACATATCGGAAGGTACCTCTGCTTCTCAGTTTCACCGGGCGAAGAAGATATTAGCTCAAAAGATAATCCGGTATCAAAATACCTTTACCCATGAATGA
- a CDS encoding DUF4840 domain-containing protein, translated as MKKKATLIALLFLGLIACDKDDPAPIKVEDVQGDYTGKVITTQGTKKVETSTGATAKNNVLTFSELPVRQLVLSVLKDSVKTDAALKTIGKVKYELNYTPKVNAGNTAVDLTFAPKALEVTVPVEGANKKVVVTFEAKSAGSYKNKVLKADMEAVKITVDGTQVTPFDKIVYSIPSFTKK; from the coding sequence ATGAAAAAGAAAGCAACTTTAATCGCACTACTATTCCTCGGTCTGATAGCTTGTGACAAGGACGATCCAGCTCCGATAAAAGTGGAAGATGTACAAGGAGATTACACCGGGAAGGTTATCACCACACAAGGAACCAAGAAAGTGGAAACAAGTACTGGGGCTACGGCAAAGAACAATGTATTGACCTTTTCAGAACTGCCGGTGAGGCAATTGGTGCTATCTGTTCTGAAGGACAGCGTAAAAACGGATGCGGCATTGAAGACCATAGGTAAGGTCAAATACGAGCTGAACTATACCCCAAAAGTGAATGCTGGAAATACGGCGGTGGACCTGACCTTTGCCCCTAAAGCCTTAGAAGTGACCGTTCCTGTGGAAGGGGCCAACAAGAAGGTGGTGGTGACCTTTGAAGCGAAGTCTGCGGGATCTTACAAGAATAAGGTACTTAAAGCGGATATGGAAGCGGTGAAGATCACGGTAGACGGAACGCAGGTAACGCCTTTTGATAAGATTGTTTATAGTATACCCTCATTTACCAAGAAATAA